Proteins encoded by one window of Nocardia goodfellowii:
- a CDS encoding nucleoside triphosphate pyrophosphatase — translation MLVLGSASPARREVLRAAGVDPIVRVSDVDEDAVQAALPANSAPDVVVVELARAKARSVAAELVRTAPDVAANCVVVGCDSMLLVDGVLQGKPHTPEVARARWADMAGRSADLLTGHCVLRLQDGSITASAVDCSSTTVHFAKPDPEELDAYIATGEPLRVAGAFTLDGMGGWFVDRIEGDPSSVIGIGLPLLRRLLGDVGVGVAQLWGRATS, via the coding sequence CTGCTCGTTCTCGGTTCCGCGTCCCCCGCGCGCCGGGAGGTGCTCCGCGCCGCGGGTGTGGATCCGATCGTGCGGGTCTCCGACGTCGACGAGGACGCGGTGCAAGCCGCGCTGCCCGCGAATTCGGCGCCTGACGTCGTCGTTGTCGAGCTCGCGCGGGCGAAGGCCCGATCGGTCGCGGCGGAGCTGGTGCGTACGGCCCCGGACGTCGCCGCGAATTGTGTTGTCGTCGGCTGTGATTCGATGCTGCTGGTCGACGGCGTCCTACAGGGGAAACCGCACACCCCCGAGGTGGCGCGGGCGCGCTGGGCCGACATGGCCGGGCGCAGCGCCGATCTGCTGACCGGACACTGCGTGCTGCGGCTCCAGGACGGCTCGATCACGGCGTCGGCGGTGGACTGTAGTTCCACCACAGTGCATTTCGCGAAGCCGGACCCCGAGGAACTCGACGCCTACATCGCGACCGGTGAGCCGCTGCGAGTAGCGGGCGCGTTCACTCTCGACGGGATGGGCGGCTGGTTCGTGGACCGGATCGAAGGCGACCCGTCCAGCGTCATCGGGATCGGGCTACCACTGCTGCGCCGACTGCTTGGCGACGTTGGGGTCGGCGTTGCGCAGCTGTGGGGCCGCGCGACCTCCTGA
- a CDS encoding biotin--[acetyl-CoA-carboxylase] ligase, whose protein sequence is MRTPLDVERLRRAVAEEPELSFFSRIDVVESTGSTNADLIARAGEPGAEGAVLLAEAQEAGRGRHARTWVSPPRAQISMSILVRLDGIAPEALGWLPLLTGVAVVDALRETAGVDANLKWPNDVLIAGRKVAGILAEVAAGGAAPVVVVGTGINVSLTESELPVPHATSLTLAGARETDRTALVRSLLTQFARRFTDWRAAGWSTASLVGAYRERCATIGAEVRAELPGGEVLTGVAGGVDDHGRLMIGDRAVSAGDVTHLRAGY, encoded by the coding sequence ATGCGTACGCCCCTGGATGTGGAGCGGTTGCGGCGAGCCGTCGCCGAGGAGCCCGAGCTGTCCTTCTTCTCCCGCATCGACGTGGTGGAGTCGACCGGGTCGACCAACGCCGATTTGATCGCCCGCGCGGGGGAACCGGGTGCCGAGGGCGCCGTGTTGCTCGCCGAAGCGCAGGAGGCCGGTCGCGGCCGGCACGCGCGCACCTGGGTCAGTCCGCCACGGGCGCAGATCTCGATGTCGATCCTGGTGCGGTTGGACGGGATCGCGCCGGAGGCGCTGGGCTGGCTGCCCTTGCTGACCGGCGTCGCGGTGGTGGACGCGCTGCGCGAGACCGCCGGCGTGGACGCGAATCTCAAGTGGCCCAACGATGTTCTGATCGCCGGCCGCAAGGTGGCGGGCATACTGGCCGAGGTGGCCGCCGGCGGCGCCGCGCCCGTCGTGGTGGTCGGGACCGGCATCAACGTGAGCCTGACCGAATCGGAACTGCCGGTGCCGCACGCGACCTCGCTCACGCTCGCGGGCGCGCGGGAGACCGACCGTACGGCGCTGGTGCGGTCCCTGCTGACCCAGTTCGCGCGCAGGTTCACCGACTGGCGCGCCGCGGGCTGGTCTACCGCGTCGCTGGTCGGCGCCTACCGCGAGCGCTGCGCCACCATCGGCGCGGAGGTCCGCGCCGAGTTGCCGGGCGGCGAAGTGCTCACCGGGGTGGCCGGCGGCGTCGACGACCACGGCCGCCTGATGATCGGCGACCGGGCCGTCTCCGCGGGCGACGTCACCCACCTGCGCGCCGGATACTGA
- a CDS encoding helix-turn-helix transcriptional regulator yields MSDSWPRRRLLAILRGASEPLDAQELARITGQHVTTVRFHLDVLTKESLVRQFQQPPRGRGRPRIGYSAVQHSVGYQELAQVLADQLGNDPRRRSDAAITAGRAWGAKLDAGDHRVETLEDAKDVTMTLLSELGFAPERDVAAETEEQVQIRMTACPLRDLARTHSEVVCGVHLGLIEEVLDRNGGRDSITARLHPFVEPELCVARLEMPARREATPVAVGADGGTEEPTLAAPSGGRAAPQLRNADPNVAKQSAQQW; encoded by the coding sequence ATGTCCGATTCGTGGCCGCGACGGCGACTGCTCGCGATCCTACGTGGCGCCAGCGAACCTCTCGATGCCCAGGAGCTGGCCAGAATCACCGGCCAGCACGTCACGACGGTCCGCTTTCACCTCGATGTGCTCACCAAGGAATCCCTGGTGCGCCAGTTCCAGCAACCGCCGCGCGGCCGTGGGCGTCCGCGCATCGGTTACAGCGCCGTGCAGCATTCGGTGGGATACCAGGAACTGGCTCAGGTGCTCGCCGATCAGCTGGGCAACGATCCGCGCCGCCGCTCCGACGCCGCGATCACCGCGGGCCGCGCATGGGGCGCGAAACTCGACGCCGGTGATCACCGCGTGGAAACCCTCGAGGACGCCAAAGACGTCACCATGACTCTGCTCTCGGAGCTCGGCTTCGCCCCGGAACGCGACGTGGCCGCCGAAACCGAGGAACAGGTACAGATCCGGATGACGGCCTGCCCGCTGCGCGACCTGGCGCGCACCCACTCCGAGGTGGTGTGCGGCGTACATCTGGGGCTGATCGAGGAAGTGCTGGACCGCAACGGCGGACGGGATTCGATCACCGCCCGGCTGCATCCGTTCGTGGAACCGGAATTGTGTGTGGCGCGCTTGGAAATGCCGGCGCGCCGTGAGGCGACCCCGGTCGCGGTGGGCGCCGACGGCGGTACCGAGGAGCCGACGCTGGCGGCGCCGTCAGGAGGTCGCGCGGCCCCACAGCTGCGCAACGCCGACCCCAACGTCGCCAAGCAGTCGGCGCAGCAGTGGTAG
- a CDS encoding patatin-like phospholipase family protein, which produces MTSSNVADVIRGRSASGSRADGNRLVLVIEGGGSRGVYAGGMVCALEELGLGGIFDAVYGTSAGALNGAWFLSGRVVSGMRTWTDPAILRRTVDSARMLRGRPAFDLNWLVDQVYDGIEPMDFPAILHNPTTFHPVATDIRTGLAVDLQPFIVDKLSLQTALRASAGLPILAGPPVPLADSRYLDGGLAESVPIRIAVRDGATHALVLRTRRVDEARPPTSVLHQLVGGSYLRLRAPGAYRAWVARPDQQTVEDQFLADLGSAALQIHPPAGAPDIGSASRDTDLLTAALEIGRHAVLNALTETVRAA; this is translated from the coding sequence GTGACCAGCTCGAATGTTGCCGACGTGATCCGAGGACGCAGCGCCTCCGGTAGCCGCGCGGACGGGAACCGGCTGGTCCTCGTCATCGAGGGTGGCGGTAGCCGTGGCGTCTACGCCGGTGGCATGGTGTGCGCGCTCGAGGAGTTGGGGCTGGGCGGGATTTTCGACGCGGTGTACGGCACCTCGGCGGGCGCGCTGAACGGTGCGTGGTTTCTGTCCGGGCGGGTGGTGTCCGGCATGCGGACGTGGACCGATCCGGCGATCCTGCGGCGCACCGTCGACTCGGCGCGGATGCTGCGCGGGCGGCCCGCCTTCGACCTGAACTGGCTGGTCGATCAGGTCTATGACGGGATCGAGCCGATGGACTTCCCGGCGATCCTGCACAACCCCACCACTTTTCATCCGGTAGCCACCGATATCCGCACCGGCCTGGCGGTGGATCTGCAACCGTTCATCGTCGACAAACTCAGCTTGCAGACCGCTCTGCGCGCTTCGGCCGGACTCCCGATCCTGGCGGGTCCGCCTGTCCCGCTGGCCGATTCGCGCTACCTCGACGGTGGACTGGCCGAGTCGGTGCCGATTCGGATCGCGGTGCGCGATGGCGCGACCCACGCCCTGGTGTTGCGCACCCGCCGAGTCGATGAAGCCCGCCCGCCCACGTCGGTCCTGCATCAGCTCGTCGGCGGCAGCTACCTGCGTCTGCGCGCACCCGGCGCCTACCGCGCCTGGGTCGCCCGTCCCGACCAGCAGACCGTCGAGGACCAGTTCCTGGCCGACCTGGGCTCCGCCGCCCTCCAGATCCACCCACCCGCGGGCGCTCCCGATATCGGCAGCGCCTCGCGAGACACCGATCTACTCACCGCAGCACTGGAAATCGGCCGCCACGCCGTCTTGAACGCGCTCACCGAAACAGTCCGCGCCGCCTGA
- a CDS encoding acyl-CoA carboxylase subunit epsilon: protein MTTVAEEDVLTAVELDLTVEEVAGETEVTVNTAADTSTQQPLFRIVKGSPSDAELAALVCVLTAAANGDGGEVDSGPQDMWGRPTMMHRGTSPFSPYAYPQLSHLR, encoded by the coding sequence GTGACGACTGTGGCAGAAGAGGATGTGTTGACCGCCGTCGAGTTGGATCTCACAGTCGAGGAAGTCGCGGGCGAGACCGAAGTGACCGTGAACACGGCAGCCGATACCTCGACCCAGCAGCCGTTGTTCCGGATCGTCAAGGGTTCGCCGAGTGATGCCGAGCTCGCGGCGCTGGTCTGCGTGCTGACCGCGGCCGCGAACGGCGACGGCGGCGAAGTCGATTCCGGCCCGCAGGACATGTGGGGCCGGCCGACCATGATGCACCGGGGCACGTCGCCGTTCTCCCCGTACGCCTATCCTCAACTGTCCCACCTGCGTTGA
- a CDS encoding PH domain-containing protein yields the protein MGSPEEALAPDEQLILHRHPHWKMLFWPIVTLVVATALAGFVGGLASRKAEGSARTVALLVIFALWAAILAWRCVAPVLAWKSTHFIVTDRRVLVRQGVLTHSGLDIPMSRISSVQFRHGLFDRLLGTGTLIIGSSSEEPLEFDDIPQVQQVHNLLYHQVFDDERHHGDVHRGP from the coding sequence ATGGGTTCCCCTGAGGAGGCGCTGGCACCGGATGAGCAGCTCATCCTGCACCGGCATCCGCATTGGAAGATGCTGTTCTGGCCCATCGTGACGCTGGTGGTGGCTACCGCGCTCGCCGGATTCGTTGGGGGACTTGCCTCCCGGAAGGCCGAGGGGTCCGCGCGCACTGTCGCCCTGCTGGTGATCTTCGCGCTGTGGGCGGCGATCCTCGCCTGGCGTTGTGTCGCGCCGGTGCTGGCGTGGAAGTCGACGCACTTCATCGTCACCGATCGTCGCGTGCTGGTGCGCCAGGGCGTGCTCACGCACTCCGGACTCGATATCCCGATGAGTCGCATCTCGAGTGTGCAGTTCCGGCACGGGCTGTTCGACCGGCTGCTCGGCACCGGCACCTTGATCATCGGTTCCTCGTCGGAGGAGCCGCTGGAGTTCGACGACATCCCGCAGGTGCAGCAGGTGCACAACTTGCTCTATCACCAGGTCTTCGATGACGAGCGCCACCACGGCGATGTGCATCGGGGACCGTAA
- a CDS encoding acyl-CoA carboxylase subunit beta encodes MTSVQQQSAQDPAGAPDIHTTAGKLADLRNRLEEAKHPMGEAAVDKVHAKGKMTARERILALLDEGSFVELDALARHRSVNFGLESNRPLGDGVVTGYGTIDGRDVCIFSQDVTVFGGSLGEVYGEKIVKVMDLAIKTGRPLVGINEGAGARIQEGVVSLGLYGEIFHRNIQASGVIPQISLIMGPAAGGHVYSPALTDFVVMVDGTSQMFVTGPDVIKTVTGEDVTMEDLGGAHTHMTKSGVAHYVASGEQDALDYVKDLLSYLPSNNRAEAPRFPATDPINGAIEDSLTDEDIELDTIIPDSPNQPYDMHEVIRRLLDDDEFLEVQAERAMNIIVGFGRVDGRSVGIVANQPTQFAGCLDIDASEKAARFVRTCDAFNIPIITLVDVPGFLPGTGQEYNGIIRRGAKLLYAYGEATVGKITIITRKAYGGAYDVMGSKHMGADVNLAWPTAQIAVMGASGAVGFVYRKQLQEAAKSGADVDALRLELQNEYEDTLVNPYVAAERGYVDAVIPPSHTRGQIVAALRLLERKMVTLPPKKHGNIPL; translated from the coding sequence ATGACGAGTGTCCAGCAGCAGTCCGCGCAAGATCCGGCGGGCGCCCCCGATATCCACACCACCGCTGGGAAGCTGGCTGACCTGCGGAATCGTCTGGAAGAAGCCAAGCACCCGATGGGTGAGGCCGCGGTCGACAAGGTGCACGCCAAGGGCAAGATGACCGCCCGCGAGCGCATCTTGGCCCTGCTCGACGAGGGCTCCTTCGTCGAACTCGACGCCCTGGCCCGGCACCGCAGCGTGAACTTCGGACTGGAGAGCAACCGCCCGCTCGGCGACGGCGTGGTCACCGGCTACGGCACCATCGACGGTCGCGACGTCTGCATCTTCTCCCAGGATGTCACCGTTTTCGGTGGCTCCCTCGGCGAGGTCTACGGCGAGAAGATCGTCAAGGTGATGGACCTCGCGATCAAGACCGGCCGTCCGCTCGTCGGCATCAACGAGGGCGCCGGCGCGCGCATCCAGGAGGGCGTCGTCTCGCTCGGCCTCTACGGTGAGATCTTCCACCGCAATATCCAGGCCTCCGGCGTCATCCCGCAGATCTCGCTGATCATGGGCCCGGCCGCGGGCGGCCATGTCTACTCCCCCGCGCTCACCGATTTCGTCGTCATGGTCGACGGCACCTCGCAGATGTTCGTCACCGGCCCGGACGTGATCAAGACCGTCACCGGCGAAGACGTCACCATGGAGGATCTGGGCGGCGCGCACACCCACATGACCAAATCCGGTGTGGCGCACTATGTCGCCTCCGGCGAGCAGGACGCCCTCGACTACGTCAAGGATCTGCTGTCCTACCTGCCGAGCAACAACCGCGCCGAGGCCCCGCGCTTCCCGGCCACCGACCCGATCAACGGCGCGATCGAGGATTCGCTCACCGACGAGGACATCGAGCTCGACACGATCATCCCGGACTCGCCGAACCAGCCGTATGACATGCACGAGGTCATCCGCCGGCTGCTCGACGACGACGAGTTCCTCGAGGTGCAGGCCGAGCGCGCGATGAACATCATCGTCGGCTTCGGCCGGGTCGACGGGCGCAGCGTCGGCATCGTCGCCAACCAGCCCACCCAGTTCGCTGGCTGCCTCGATATCGACGCTTCGGAGAAGGCCGCGCGCTTCGTGCGCACCTGCGACGCCTTCAACATCCCGATCATCACCCTGGTCGACGTGCCCGGCTTCCTGCCCGGCACCGGCCAGGAGTACAACGGCATCATCCGGCGCGGCGCCAAGCTGCTCTACGCCTACGGTGAGGCCACTGTGGGCAAAATCACGATCATCACCCGCAAGGCCTACGGCGGCGCCTACGACGTGATGGGCTCCAAGCACATGGGCGCCGACGTCAACCTGGCCTGGCCCACCGCGCAGATCGCCGTCATGGGTGCCTCCGGCGCCGTCGGCTTCGTCTACCGCAAGCAGCTGCAGGAGGCCGCCAAGAGCGGCGCGGACGTGGACGCCCTGCGCCTGGAACTGCAGAATGAGTACGAGGACACCCTGGTGAACCCGTACGTCGCCGCCGAACGCGGCTACGTCGACGCGGTGATCCCGCCCTCGCACACCCGCGGCCAGATCGTGGCGGCGTTGCGGCTGCTGGAACGCAAGATGGTCACCTTGCCGCCCAAGAAGCACGGCAACATCCCGCTCTAG
- a CDS encoding acyl-ACP desaturase, with translation MTRDLTQLEILTELEPVAEENLNRHLSITKDWHPHDYVPWDEGRNFAAMGGIDWDPEQSQLNEVAKAAMITNLLTEDNLPSYHRIISEAFDNGGAWRTWVGRWTAEENRHGIVMRDYLVVTRGVDPVALENARMVHMTNGVHSPENWGGFLLNIAYVTFQELATRVSHRNTGKVCNDPIADRMLQRIAADENLHMIFYRNMCGAGLDLVPDQAIEAIAIILENFVMPGYGMPNFRRNGALMAKHGIYDLRQHLEEVVQPCLKIWDIFERTDFSPRGEQARDRLGAYLEKLEQDVAKFEEQRDRLLAREAARGLLPVS, from the coding sequence GTGACCAGGGACCTGACCCAGCTGGAAATCCTGACCGAACTCGAACCGGTGGCCGAGGAAAACCTGAACCGGCACCTCTCGATCACCAAGGACTGGCATCCGCACGACTACGTACCGTGGGACGAGGGCCGCAATTTCGCCGCGATGGGCGGAATCGACTGGGACCCGGAGCAATCCCAGCTGAACGAGGTCGCCAAGGCGGCCATGATCACGAACCTGCTCACCGAGGACAACCTGCCCTCCTACCACCGGATCATCTCCGAGGCCTTCGACAACGGCGGCGCGTGGCGCACCTGGGTGGGCCGCTGGACCGCCGAGGAGAACCGGCACGGCATCGTCATGCGGGATTACCTGGTGGTCACCCGGGGAGTAGACCCGGTCGCGCTGGAGAACGCGCGCATGGTGCACATGACCAATGGCGTGCATTCCCCGGAGAATTGGGGCGGGTTCCTGCTCAATATCGCCTACGTCACCTTCCAGGAACTGGCCACCCGGGTCAGCCACCGCAACACCGGCAAGGTGTGTAACGACCCGATCGCCGACCGCATGCTGCAACGCATCGCCGCCGACGAGAACCTGCACATGATCTTCTACCGCAATATGTGCGGCGCGGGCCTGGATCTGGTGCCGGACCAGGCGATCGAGGCGATCGCCATCATTCTCGAGAATTTCGTGATGCCCGGCTACGGCATGCCGAACTTCCGCCGCAACGGCGCGTTGATGGCCAAGCACGGCATCTACGACCTGCGCCAGCACCTCGAGGAGGTGGTGCAGCCGTGCCTGAAGATATGGGACATCTTCGAGCGCACCGACTTCAGCCCCCGCGGCGAACAGGCGCGCGATCGGCTCGGGGCCTACCTGGAGAAGCTGGAGCAGGACGTGGCCAAGTTCGAGGAACAGCGCGATCGCCTGCTGGCGCGCGAAGCGGCCCGGGGCTTGCTGCCGGTCTCCTGA
- a CDS encoding acetyl/propionyl/methylcrotonyl-CoA carboxylase subunit alpha: MPSHASARITKVLVANRGEIAVRVIRAAKDAGIGSVAVYAEPDADAPFVKLADEAFALGGQTSAESYLVFDKILDAAAKSGADAIHPGYGFLSENADFAQAVIDAGLIWIGPSPQSIRDLGDKVTARHIAERAQAPMAAGTKDPVKNADEVVEFAQQYGVPVAIKAAFGGGGRGMKVAHSIEEIPELFDSAVREATAAFGRGECFVEQYLDKARHVEAQVIADKHGNVVVAGTRDCSLQRRFQKLVEEAPAPFLSDAVRAAIHESAKRICREAGYYGAGTVEYLVQGETVSFLEVNTRLQVEHPVTEETAGIDLVRQQFRIAEGHELSIKEDPTPRGHSFEFRINGEDAGRGFLPAPGPVAVYREPSGPGVRVDSGVVQGSVIGGQFDSMLAKLIVTGENREQALQRARRALAEYEVDGLATVIPFHRAIVEDPAFIGDGEKFDVYTKWIENEWVNNVEPFTPGAVAADEDEELPRQKVVVEVGGRRVEVSLPGNFTVGGGAGAANGAGAIRKKPKPRKRGGAGAGAASGDAVTAPMQGTVVKVAVEEGQSVEAGDLIVVLEAMKMENPVNAHKAGVVTGLSVAAGAAITQGTVLAEIK, translated from the coding sequence GTGCCCAGCCATGCCAGCGCGCGGATCACGAAGGTACTCGTCGCCAATCGAGGCGAGATCGCCGTGCGCGTGATCCGGGCGGCCAAGGATGCCGGAATCGGTAGCGTCGCGGTCTACGCGGAACCCGATGCCGATGCCCCCTTCGTGAAGCTCGCCGACGAAGCCTTCGCCCTGGGTGGCCAGACCTCGGCCGAGTCGTACCTCGTGTTCGACAAGATCCTCGATGCCGCCGCCAAGTCCGGCGCCGACGCCATCCACCCCGGCTACGGCTTCCTCTCCGAGAACGCCGACTTCGCCCAGGCTGTCATCGACGCCGGGCTGATCTGGATCGGCCCCTCGCCGCAGTCCATCCGCGACCTCGGTGACAAGGTCACCGCCCGGCACATCGCCGAGCGCGCTCAGGCGCCGATGGCCGCCGGCACCAAAGACCCGGTGAAGAACGCCGACGAGGTCGTCGAGTTCGCCCAGCAGTACGGCGTGCCGGTCGCGATCAAGGCCGCCTTCGGTGGCGGCGGCCGCGGCATGAAGGTCGCGCACTCCATCGAGGAGATCCCCGAGCTGTTCGACTCCGCGGTCCGCGAGGCGACCGCCGCCTTCGGCCGCGGCGAATGCTTCGTCGAGCAGTACCTGGACAAGGCCCGCCACGTCGAGGCGCAGGTCATCGCCGACAAGCACGGCAACGTGGTCGTCGCGGGCACTCGCGACTGCTCGCTGCAGCGTCGCTTCCAGAAGCTCGTCGAGGAAGCCCCCGCTCCGTTCCTGTCCGACGCGGTGCGCGCCGCGATCCACGAATCCGCCAAGCGGATCTGCCGCGAAGCCGGGTACTACGGCGCGGGCACCGTGGAGTACCTGGTACAGGGCGAGACGGTGTCCTTCCTCGAGGTGAACACCCGCCTCCAGGTCGAGCACCCCGTCACCGAGGAGACCGCGGGCATCGATCTGGTGCGCCAGCAGTTCCGCATCGCCGAGGGCCACGAACTCAGCATCAAAGAAGATCCGACGCCGCGCGGCCACTCCTTCGAATTCCGCATCAACGGTGAGGACGCCGGCCGCGGCTTCCTGCCCGCCCCCGGCCCGGTCGCGGTGTACCGCGAGCCGTCCGGCCCCGGCGTCCGCGTGGATTCCGGTGTGGTGCAGGGCAGTGTGATCGGCGGCCAGTTCGACTCCATGCTGGCCAAGCTGATCGTCACCGGCGAGAACCGCGAACAGGCGCTGCAGCGCGCCCGGCGCGCTCTCGCCGAGTACGAGGTCGACGGCCTCGCCACCGTCATCCCGTTCCACCGGGCCATCGTCGAGGATCCCGCGTTCATCGGTGACGGCGAGAAGTTCGACGTCTACACCAAGTGGATCGAAAACGAGTGGGTCAACAACGTCGAGCCGTTCACCCCGGGTGCGGTCGCCGCGGACGAGGACGAGGAGCTGCCCCGGCAGAAGGTCGTCGTCGAGGTCGGCGGGCGGCGCGTCGAGGTCTCGCTGCCCGGCAACTTCACCGTCGGTGGCGGCGCGGGTGCGGCCAACGGCGCCGGTGCGATCCGCAAGAAGCCCAAGCCGCGTAAGCGGGGCGGCGCGGGCGCCGGCGCGGCCTCCGGTGACGCGGTCACCGCGCCCATGCAGGGCACCGTGGTCAAGGTCGCCGTGGAAGAGGGCCAGTCCGTCGAGGCGGGCGATCTCATCGTGGTGCTCGAGGCCATGAAGATGGAGAACCCGGTCAACGCGCACAAGGCCGGTGTGGTCACCGGTCTGTCGGTCGCGGCGGGCGCCGCGATCACCCAGGGCACGGTCCTGGCGGAGATCAAGTAG
- a CDS encoding sulfurtransferase, whose amino-acid sequence MPVAPDNAPRFGTYAHPHRLVTTEWLSANIGAPGLKIIESNEDVLLYDIGHVPGAIKIDWRGDLSDPVTRDYIDGDRFTELMRAKGIQRDDTVVLYGDRDNAQAAHTLWLFALFGHQDVRLLDGGRAAWLSEERDTTFDVTYPVRSDYPEVRRDDSAARAFRDDVLAHLGKPLVDVRAPEEYAGEVAPKPDSPEASALRGGHIPTARNIEWTRAIGAGGRFRARAELDDIYGDLADSDDLIVYSRIGERSSLSWFVLTYLLGFGSVRNYDGSWAEWGNSVRMPIAKGPEPGEVPTLAKATTKGR is encoded by the coding sequence GTGCCCGTCGCCCCGGACAACGCGCCCAGGTTCGGAACTTACGCACATCCTCACCGACTAGTAACCACAGAGTGGCTGTCGGCAAACATCGGCGCGCCGGGGCTGAAGATCATCGAGTCCAACGAGGATGTCCTGCTGTATGACATCGGTCACGTGCCCGGCGCCATCAAGATCGACTGGCGGGGCGATCTGAGTGATCCGGTTACCCGCGACTACATCGACGGTGACCGCTTCACCGAGCTGATGCGCGCCAAGGGGATCCAGCGCGACGATACCGTGGTGCTCTACGGCGACCGGGACAACGCGCAGGCAGCGCACACCCTCTGGCTGTTCGCGCTGTTCGGCCACCAGGACGTCCGCCTGCTCGACGGCGGCCGCGCGGCCTGGCTGTCCGAGGAACGCGACACCACCTTCGACGTGACGTATCCGGTGCGCAGCGACTACCCCGAGGTGCGCCGCGACGACAGCGCCGCGCGCGCCTTCCGCGACGACGTCCTGGCGCACCTGGGCAAACCGCTGGTCGACGTGCGCGCCCCCGAGGAATACGCCGGTGAAGTCGCGCCGAAACCGGACAGCCCCGAGGCCTCCGCGCTGCGCGGCGGCCACATCCCCACCGCGCGCAATATCGAATGGACCCGGGCCATCGGCGCCGGCGGCCGCTTCCGGGCCCGCGCCGAGCTCGACGACATCTACGGTGACCTGGCCGATTCCGACGATCTCATCGTCTACAGCCGCATCGGCGAACGTTCCAGCCTGAGCTGGTTCGTGCTGACCTACCTGCTGGGATTCGGCAGCGTCCGCAACTACGACGGATCCTGGGCCGAATGGGGTAATTCGGTGCGCATGCCGATCGCCAAAGGCCCTGAACCCGGCGAAGTTCCGACCCTGGCGAAAGCAACGACCAAGGGGCGCTAG